In one Lasioglossum baleicum chromosome 17, iyLasBale1, whole genome shotgun sequence genomic region, the following are encoded:
- the LOC143217703 gene encoding uncharacterized protein LOC143217703, with protein MDELQNLNDSEINQCTRDNNSSNNNDRLLEYLQLDNRTNNNPLGEPELTMNLNDNSVRLPLHPLEELEEDMLDYDTDISLQDVDTESKEQVVPCSQLSNSYKYPEELTISDDEVDEGIFEDESVSNLVLSGDNNTHNSEPP; from the exons ATGGATGAATTACAGAATCTGAACGATAGCGAGATAAATCAATGTACACGCGATAACAACAGTAGCAATAATAACGATAGATTGTTGGAATATCTTCAGTTGGATAACCGTACCAACAACAATCCGCTCG GCGAACCGGAACTAACGATGAATTTAAATGACAATTCTGTGCGATTACCGCTTCATCCGCTGGAAGAGTTGGAAGAAGATATGCTCGATTACGATACCGATATTTCATTGCAGGATGTAGATACGGAATCTAAG GAGCAAGTTGTACCATGTAGTCAGCTGAGTAACAGTTATAAATATCCCGAAGAGCTTACCATATCCGACGATGAGGTAGACGAAGGCATATTTGAAGATGAATCGGTGTCTAATTTGGTGTTATCGGGCGATAACAACACACATAACTCTGAACCTCCGTGA